Proteins co-encoded in one Flavobacterium fluviale genomic window:
- a CDS encoding suppressor of fused domain protein: MGIFSRNNKIEKPQVLIELRSPSCPITAIVEQDNRTAYFYLFGDNEDFGMKSCWIRNLTEAPEKIETKLMEKGVPPMLTKEFCKFPKGQEAFKSDNLEIVWLEEGDGAALLENGEILCVIPSWGGDNGFYGYARDCKGMADFAWELSEDNEMRKRVENAIEFFDAWDKEPNPFQLVQPKILNYYDEIFGKSEKYFAIDGSEGPPKGLYVLEGNEKTVFATVAVSLRPQPKVEMYCENPSELNRIELGIILKTGLTNEQVNDIAGLVSGITMIPWEYITFLAEGHTVEFQTRISEKYKYAVLTNKLKVLPQMNLASYAKSNISFLWIVPISERELEVMKESGSQAVLSRLESIGEEIFNLERNEVV; encoded by the coding sequence ATGGGAATATTTAGTAGAAACAATAAGATTGAAAAGCCCCAAGTTCTTATTGAACTTAGAAGTCCAAGTTGTCCAATAACAGCTATTGTAGAACAAGACAATAGAACGGCTTATTTTTATTTGTTCGGTGATAACGAAGATTTTGGTATGAAAAGCTGCTGGATTCGGAATTTAACTGAAGCACCAGAAAAAATAGAAACAAAACTGATGGAAAAAGGTGTTCCTCCTATGTTAACCAAAGAGTTTTGCAAATTTCCGAAAGGTCAAGAGGCATTTAAGTCTGATAATTTGGAGATTGTTTGGTTGGAAGAAGGAGATGGTGCAGCATTATTGGAAAACGGAGAAATTTTATGCGTAATTCCTAGCTGGGGAGGTGATAATGGATTTTATGGATATGCTCGTGATTGTAAAGGAATGGCAGATTTTGCATGGGAACTTTCAGAAGACAATGAAATGCGCAAACGTGTTGAAAATGCAATTGAATTTTTTGACGCATGGGATAAAGAACCTAATCCGTTTCAATTAGTACAGCCTAAAATCTTAAATTACTACGATGAAATATTCGGTAAAAGTGAAAAATATTTCGCAATTGATGGATCAGAAGGACCACCAAAAGGTTTGTATGTGCTTGAAGGAAATGAAAAAACTGTCTTTGCAACCGTAGCAGTATCATTACGACCACAACCAAAAGTAGAAATGTATTGTGAAAATCCTAGTGAATTGAATAGAATTGAACTTGGGATTATTCTAAAGACAGGATTGACAAATGAGCAGGTAAATGACATTGCGGGTCTTGTAAGCGGAATTACAATGATTCCGTGGGAATATATTACATTTTTGGCAGAAGGACATACCGTAGAATTTCAAACGCGTATTAGTGAAAAATATAAGTATGCAGTACTTACTAATAAATTAAAAGTTTTGCCTCAAATGAACTTAGCTAGTTATGCCAAATCAAATATCTCTTTTTTATGGATTGTGCCAATTTCGGAAAGAGAATTGGAGGTAATGAAAGAATCTGGCTCACAAGCTGTTCTAAGTAGACTTGAAAGTATAGGAGAGGAAATATTCAATTTAGAGCGAAATGAAGTTGTTTAA
- a CDS encoding DUF805 domain-containing protein: MLEMYKKVVLENYANFNGRARRREYWMFILVNAIITIVLAIVDRVCGLTFGAGESGILRTIYGLVVLLPGLAAAVRRMHDVDKSGWFVLIPFYNLYLACQEGIAGSNQYGVDPKNPLEEINEIGKE, from the coding sequence ATGTTAGAAATGTACAAAAAAGTAGTTTTAGAGAACTACGCAAACTTTAATGGAAGAGCAAGAAGAAGAGAATATTGGATGTTTATTTTAGTTAATGCCATTATTACAATTGTTTTGGCTATTGTAGATCGTGTTTGTGGTTTAACCTTTGGTGCAGGAGAATCAGGTATATTGAGAACAATATATGGTTTGGTAGTTTTATTGCCAGGACTTGCTGCCGCTGTTAGAAGGATGCACGATGTTGATAAAAGCGGATGGTTTGTGCTTATTCCATTCTATAATCTTTATTTAGCTTGTCAGGAAGGAATAGCAGGTTCTAATCAATACGGAGTAGATCCAAAAAATCCATTAGAAGAGATCAATGAAATTGGAAAAGAGTAA
- a CDS encoding TM2 domain-containing protein has product MENTKREDWNNPIHYRRENKKVISAILAILLGYLGIHKFYLGYTKEGVIQLILGLLFGLGGIIGIIEGIIYLTKSDEEFYQTYQVGYKGWF; this is encoded by the coding sequence ATGGAAAATACAAAAAGAGAAGATTGGAATAATCCAATACATTATCGAAGAGAAAATAAAAAAGTAATTTCAGCAATTCTGGCAATTCTATTAGGTTACTTGGGAATTCATAAATTCTATCTTGGTTATACCAAAGAAGGAGTAATTCAGCTTATTTTGGGACTTTTGTTTGGTCTGGGAGGTATAATTGGAATTATCGAAGGAATTATCTATTTGACTAAATCAGACGAAGAGTTTTATCAGACTTATCAAGTAGGTTACAAAGGCTGGTTTTAA
- a CDS encoding 2-hydroxyacid dehydrogenase: MSIKILHIDSNNPILWNQLEEAGFENHADFKSSKEEIEAKIKDYNGIVIRSRFKIDKTFLDSATKLQFIARVGAGLESIDCEYASAKGIHLIAAPEGNRNAVAEHSLGVILSLFNNLNQADAEVKAGLWNRESNRGHELDLKTVGIIGYGNMGKAFAKKLRGFDTEVLCYDILDNVGDENAKQVSLAELQEKADVLSLHLPWTPETNKMVNANFIKAFKKPFWIINTSRGKNIVTADLVEAMKTKKILGAGLDVLEYEKLSFETLFQDKNTPEAFQYLLESKNVLLTPHIAGWTFESHERLAQVIVDKIKAVYNS; the protein is encoded by the coding sequence ATGAGCATAAAAATTCTTCATATCGACAGCAATAATCCAATACTTTGGAATCAGTTAGAAGAAGCAGGTTTTGAAAATCACGCTGATTTTAAATCTTCAAAAGAAGAAATAGAAGCAAAAATAAAAGACTATAATGGAATCGTAATTCGCAGTCGTTTTAAGATTGATAAGACATTTTTGGACAGTGCAACAAAGTTACAATTTATTGCAAGAGTCGGCGCTGGCTTGGAAAGTATTGATTGTGAGTATGCTTCTGCGAAAGGCATTCATCTCATTGCGGCCCCAGAAGGTAATCGCAACGCTGTTGCAGAACATTCGCTGGGTGTGATTTTATCTTTATTCAACAATCTAAACCAAGCCGACGCTGAAGTTAAAGCTGGTTTATGGAACCGAGAAAGTAATCGTGGTCATGAACTAGATTTAAAAACTGTCGGTATTATTGGTTATGGAAATATGGGAAAAGCTTTTGCCAAAAAACTGCGAGGTTTTGATACAGAGGTTTTATGTTATGACATTTTAGATAATGTCGGAGACGAAAATGCCAAACAAGTTTCATTAGCCGAGTTACAAGAAAAAGCAGATGTTTTAAGTCTTCATCTTCCATGGACACCAGAAACGAATAAAATGGTCAATGCAAATTTTATAAAAGCATTTAAAAAGCCATTTTGGATCATAAATACTTCTCGAGGCAAAAACATAGTTACAGCCGATTTGGTTGAAGCTATGAAGACAAAAAAGATATTAGGAGCAGGATTAGATGTTTTGGAGTATGAGAAACTTTCTTTCGAAACACTTTTTCAGGATAAAAATACTCCCGAAGCATTTCAGTACCTTCTCGAATCGAAAAATGTTTTGTTGACTCCTCATATCGCAGGGTGGACTTTTGAAAGCCATGAACGTTTAGCTCAGGTTATTGTAGATAAAATTAAAGCTGTCTATAACAGTTAA
- the nhaA gene encoding Na+/H+ antiporter NhaA gives MKLTKTFNAFFENEKSGGIILLLVTILSLYLANSSFQIPYTAFWEKEIVGHSVTDWINDGLMTIFFLLIGLELEREIYHGELSNFKNASLPIMAAFGGMLVPAAIFLVLNYGTTTQNGAGIPMATDIAFAIGILSLLGNKVPASLKVFLTALAVIDDLGAIIVIAIFYTTSISFLNLGIALGIWILLFVLNRMKIHNLIPYIIGGIVMWYFMLNSGVHATITGVILAFVIPFGDGGEKTSSYKLQHFLHKPVAFFILPLFAVANTALTITENWHEGLSHSNSYGIILGLVIGKPLGILLFSSVGVTAGLCMLPKNLKWAHILGAGMLGGIGFTMSIFITVLAFKNPEIIVFSKIAILIASFLAGLMGFVYLKYTLNKK, from the coding sequence ATGAAATTAACCAAAACCTTTAACGCTTTTTTTGAAAATGAAAAATCAGGAGGAATTATCCTGCTCCTAGTTACGATTTTATCTCTTTATCTGGCAAATTCTTCTTTTCAAATACCTTATACAGCATTTTGGGAAAAAGAAATTGTCGGACATTCAGTAACAGATTGGATTAACGACGGCTTAATGACTATTTTCTTTCTGCTCATCGGATTGGAATTGGAGCGAGAAATTTATCATGGTGAATTGTCTAATTTCAAAAATGCTTCGTTACCCATAATGGCTGCTTTTGGCGGAATGCTTGTTCCTGCCGCAATTTTTCTGGTTTTAAACTACGGAACTACAACCCAAAATGGAGCTGGAATTCCGATGGCCACAGACATTGCATTTGCAATCGGAATTTTATCTCTATTAGGAAATAAAGTTCCTGCATCATTAAAAGTATTTCTAACAGCGCTCGCGGTTATTGATGACTTAGGTGCAATAATTGTGATTGCAATTTTTTACACTACTTCTATTTCATTTCTAAATCTCGGAATTGCACTAGGAATCTGGATTCTTTTGTTTGTTTTAAACCGAATGAAAATTCACAATTTGATTCCGTATATCATCGGCGGTATTGTAATGTGGTATTTTATGCTTAATTCTGGAGTTCACGCTACGATAACGGGTGTAATTTTAGCTTTTGTAATTCCTTTTGGCGATGGCGGAGAAAAAACGTCTTCCTACAAACTGCAGCATTTTTTACATAAGCCTGTGGCATTTTTTATACTTCCTTTATTTGCTGTTGCCAATACTGCTCTCACAATTACCGAAAATTGGCATGAAGGCTTAAGCCACAGCAATTCGTACGGAATTATTCTTGGACTTGTAATTGGTAAACCGCTGGGTATTTTGCTATTTTCTTCTGTTGGTGTAACAGCTGGTTTGTGCATGTTACCCAAAAACTTAAAATGGGCTCATATTTTAGGTGCCGGAATGCTCGGCGGAATTGGTTTCACAATGTCTATTTTTATAACTGTTTTAGCATTTAAAAATCCAGAAATTATTGTTTTTTCTAAAATAGCGATTCTTATTGCTTCATTTTTAGCTGGTCTTATGGGATTTGTCTATTTGAAATACACTCTTAATAAAAAATGA
- the proC gene encoding pyrroline-5-carboxylate reductase, with amino-acid sequence MKVHIIGGGNLGVSIALGIAKFSKNNQVTVTRRNTASIQYLSEYGIAVSNDNKHNIQEADVVILTIKPYQVDTVLAEILPVIQNKTIASAVSGLSLDVLQSKTNNEYPVVRIMPNIAAQFGESATCISFPEKYAANASPIVDLFQDLGTAPVIDEKLMDAATVLGACGTAYALRYIRASMQAGIEIGFDSNTALAIAAQTVKGAAKMLLEEKVHPEQLIDRVTTPQGCTIVGLNEMEHNGFSSSLIKGIKTSLKQIKG; translated from the coding sequence ATGAAAGTACATATTATTGGAGGAGGAAACCTTGGGGTTTCTATTGCCTTGGGAATCGCTAAATTTTCAAAAAACAACCAAGTTACCGTTACAAGAAGAAACACAGCAAGTATTCAATATTTATCTGAATATGGAATTGCAGTTTCTAACGATAACAAACACAATATTCAAGAAGCTGATGTAGTGATTTTAACCATAAAACCGTATCAAGTTGATACTGTTTTGGCTGAAATTCTGCCAGTTATTCAAAATAAAACAATTGCTTCGGCAGTCAGCGGACTGTCGCTTGATGTTTTACAGTCCAAAACAAATAACGAATATCCTGTTGTTCGAATTATGCCAAATATTGCAGCGCAGTTTGGAGAATCGGCAACTTGTATTTCTTTCCCAGAAAAATATGCAGCAAATGCTTCGCCAATTGTTGACTTATTCCAAGATTTAGGAACAGCTCCTGTTATCGACGAAAAATTAATGGATGCAGCGACTGTTTTAGGCGCGTGTGGTACTGCGTATGCATTACGTTATATTCGTGCTTCTATGCAGGCGGGAATCGAGATAGGATTTGATTCTAATACAGCTCTTGCAATTGCCGCTCAAACCGTAAAAGGTGCGGCAAAAATGCTTTTAGAAGAGAAAGTACACCCAGAACAATTAATTGACCGTGTAACTACGCCTCAAGGCTGTACAATTGTCGGTTTAAATGAAATGGAACATAATGGTTTCAGTTCTTCTTTGATTAAAGGAATTAAAACTTCTTTGAAGCAAATCAAGGGATAA
- the mgtE gene encoding magnesium transporter, whose translation MEFKVSREFIHQLEDLINKKNDNELEVLLNDMHHADIAEILDELDFDEATYIFKVLDSDKTAEILLELEEDLRENILSRLSPKEIAEELDELETNDAADIIAELSQEIKAEVISELNDVEHAKDIVDLLRYDENTAGGLMGKELVKVNENWNVLTCVKEMRIQAENVSRVHSIYVVDDENRLKGRLSLKDLLTSSTKTQIGEVYIRKLNFVNVDTEDVEVARIMQKYDLEAIPVVDELGRLVGRITIDDIVDVIKEEADKDYQLAAGITQDVESNDSVYELTKARLPWLLIGMVIEIVASFVLKGNEATFQKYSTLIIFVPLLSATAGNIGVQASAIVVQGLANGTLKDFSRAYFTKEITVSMISGSIISLLLLGYHSVMYQQYLVGFAISISMIVVILFAATLGTLVPLFLNKNKIDPAIATGPFITTTNDVFGIMLYFGVANLILGF comes from the coding sequence ATGGAGTTCAAAGTTAGTAGAGAGTTTATACATCAGTTAGAGGATTTAATCAATAAGAAAAACGACAACGAACTTGAAGTTTTACTTAATGATATGCACCACGCTGATATTGCCGAAATCTTAGACGAATTAGATTTCGACGAGGCCACTTATATCTTTAAGGTTTTAGATAGTGATAAAACAGCAGAAATTCTTCTGGAATTAGAAGAGGATCTGCGTGAGAATATCTTAAGCCGACTTTCGCCAAAAGAAATTGCAGAAGAGCTTGATGAGCTTGAAACCAACGATGCTGCCGACATTATCGCTGAACTTTCGCAAGAAATAAAAGCAGAGGTAATCTCAGAGCTGAATGACGTTGAACACGCCAAAGACATTGTTGATCTTTTGCGTTACGACGAAAACACGGCCGGTGGTTTGATGGGAAAAGAGCTTGTTAAGGTAAATGAAAACTGGAATGTCTTAACCTGCGTTAAAGAAATGAGAATTCAGGCAGAAAATGTTTCAAGAGTTCATTCTATTTATGTGGTAGATGATGAAAACCGATTGAAGGGAAGACTTTCTCTTAAAGATCTGCTGACTTCTTCTACCAAAACTCAGATTGGAGAAGTTTACATCCGAAAATTAAATTTTGTTAATGTTGATACAGAAGACGTTGAGGTCGCTCGTATCATGCAGAAATATGACTTAGAGGCGATTCCAGTTGTGGACGAATTAGGTCGTTTGGTAGGAAGAATTACTATCGATGATATCGTAGACGTAATCAAGGAAGAAGCTGATAAGGATTACCAGTTAGCAGCAGGTATTACACAGGACGTTGAATCGAATGACAGCGTTTACGAATTGACAAAAGCACGTTTACCTTGGCTTTTAATTGGAATGGTGATTGAGATTGTAGCTTCTTTTGTTTTAAAAGGAAACGAAGCGACCTTTCAAAAATATTCTACTTTAATCATTTTTGTGCCTTTGCTTTCGGCAACCGCAGGAAATATTGGGGTTCAAGCGTCGGCAATCGTTGTGCAAGGATTGGCAAACGGAACTTTAAAAGATTTCAGCCGTGCTTACTTTACTAAAGAAATTACCGTTTCTATGATTTCGGGAAGTATAATTTCATTATTGCTTTTAGGCTATCATTCTGTAATGTATCAGCAGTATTTAGTGGGATTTGCAATTTCGATTTCGATGATTGTAGTGATTTTGTTCGCAGCCACTTTAGGAACTTTGGTGCCGCTTTTCTTGAATAAAAATAAAATTGACCCCGCAATTGCGACCGGTCCATTTATCACAACCACAAACGACGTATTTGGAATTATGCTTTACTTCGGCGTGGCCAATTTGATTCTTGGATTTTAG
- the rsmA gene encoding 16S rRNA (adenine(1518)-N(6)/adenine(1519)-N(6))-dimethyltransferase RsmA, translating to MEKVKAKKHLGQHFLKDESVAKAIADTLSLKGYDEVLEIGPGMGVLTKYLLEKPINTHVIEIDTESVAYLDAHYPKLKDKIISQDFLKYNINEVYQDKQFAIIGNFPYNISSQIVFRTLDLKHQIPEFSGMFQKEVAERICEKKGSKTYGILSVLAQAFYTTEYLFTVDENVFIPPPKVKSGVMRMTRKEDYSLPCSERLFFTVVKTAFQQRRKTLRNSLKTLNLSDKLREDTIFDKRPEQLSVDEFIELTLKIETDGVQS from the coding sequence ATGGAAAAAGTAAAAGCCAAAAAACATTTAGGACAGCACTTTCTTAAAGACGAAAGCGTAGCAAAAGCTATTGCAGATACTTTAAGTCTTAAAGGATACGATGAGGTTTTAGAAATAGGACCAGGAATGGGTGTGCTTACTAAGTATTTACTTGAAAAGCCAATCAACACGCACGTTATTGAGATTGATACAGAATCTGTAGCGTATTTGGACGCACATTATCCAAAATTAAAAGACAAAATTATCTCTCAGGATTTCCTGAAGTATAACATAAATGAAGTTTACCAAGATAAACAGTTTGCTATAATTGGAAACTTTCCGTACAATATTTCTTCACAGATTGTTTTTAGGACTTTAGATCTTAAACATCAGATTCCAGAGTTTTCTGGAATGTTTCAGAAAGAAGTTGCCGAGCGTATCTGCGAAAAGAAAGGCTCAAAAACATACGGAATACTATCCGTTTTAGCTCAGGCTTTCTATACTACAGAGTATCTGTTTACGGTTGATGAAAACGTTTTTATTCCTCCGCCCAAGGTCAAGTCGGGTGTGATGAGAATGACCCGAAAGGAAGATTACAGTCTTCCTTGCAGCGAAAGGCTATTTTTTACAGTTGTAAAAACCGCTTTTCAGCAGAGACGAAAAACATTACGTAACAGTTTGAAAACATTAAATTTATCAGACAAATTGCGAGAAGACACTATCTTTGATAAACGTCCGGAGCAGCTAAGCGTCGATGAATTTATTGAACTAACTCTAAAAATAGAAACCGATGGAGTTCAAAGTTAG
- a CDS encoding DUF4286 family protein, translating to MIIYNVTTNIHESVHDQWLKWMQEKHIPEILATNKFSSARIVKVLVEEEMGGITYSVQYVTDSKDTLDKFYIEDEPEFHREALGLFADKMLSFRTELEVISEH from the coding sequence ATGATTATTTACAACGTTACCACAAACATACACGAAAGCGTTCACGACCAATGGTTAAAATGGATGCAGGAAAAACACATACCAGAAATTCTGGCTACAAATAAATTTTCATCGGCCAGAATTGTAAAAGTTTTGGTTGAAGAAGAAATGGGCGGAATTACGTATTCTGTTCAATATGTAACAGACAGTAAAGATACTTTAGATAAGTTTTATATCGAAGACGAACCAGAATTTCACAGAGAAGCTTTGGGTTTATTTGCCGATAAAATGCTTTCTTTCAGAACAGAATTAGAAGTTATTTCGGAACACTAG
- a CDS encoding tetratricopeptide repeat protein — translation MKNIFIYIVLLWSTFSFAQNEQLAQYYYDKGDFDKAKISYEELLKSAPSNTQYFLRVVDCYQQLQQFANAEKAIQDRYNRYKQGVFLVELGYNFQLQKNDSKAKNYYEQAIEKIKVNPNDVYGVANSFEKKVLLEYALKAYQTAMQIQPNFNFNFQIGMLYGQLGKTDQMIDLLLTESFTNPQNTNLIQTQLSRFMNGETDNTTFKDAMRKALILKTQKDQDVFWNHYLSWFYVQQKEFGKAFIQEKAIYKREPESLMSIVNLSQFAMNEDDDETAVEILNFILQNTKDLDLLIQSNAYLMQIKIDNAQEKDYPAINQELQQLLATYEVNPFSLSLQLIQAHFLAFNLKKTEEGKAVVKKALELNLNEYQKADAKMELADILLLEEKYNQALIYYSQIQLDLKNDVMAHEASLKAAKTSYYKGDFEWANKQFKELKAANTQLIANDALEYFLLINDNTAADSTQVALKQFAKGDFLIYQNKKQEAITQFQNILKTFKGQEIEAVTLLRLGKVYESQKDFASALSQYQQIIDNHSDEIYVDEALFFSAEIYNDELKDTEKAKPLYEKVIFNHQDSIYFVDARKKYRELRGDKNL, via the coding sequence ATGAAAAACATCTTCATTTATATCGTTTTACTATGGTCTACTTTTTCATTCGCACAAAATGAACAATTAGCCCAATATTATTACGATAAAGGTGATTTTGATAAAGCCAAAATCAGTTATGAAGAGCTTTTAAAAAGTGCACCTTCCAACACTCAATATTTTTTAAGAGTGGTCGATTGTTACCAGCAGTTACAACAGTTTGCAAATGCAGAAAAAGCAATTCAAGACCGTTACAATCGTTACAAGCAAGGCGTTTTTTTAGTTGAATTAGGATACAATTTTCAATTACAGAAAAACGATTCCAAAGCCAAAAATTATTACGAACAGGCAATTGAAAAAATAAAGGTAAATCCGAATGATGTTTACGGAGTTGCCAATTCATTCGAGAAAAAAGTATTGTTAGAATATGCTTTAAAAGCCTATCAAACGGCAATGCAGATTCAGCCGAACTTCAATTTCAATTTTCAAATTGGAATGCTGTATGGACAGTTAGGAAAAACCGATCAAATGATCGATTTATTGCTGACAGAATCTTTCACAAATCCGCAGAATACCAATTTGATTCAGACGCAATTGTCCCGATTTATGAATGGCGAAACGGATAATACGACTTTTAAAGATGCCATGCGAAAAGCTTTAATCCTGAAAACCCAAAAAGATCAAGACGTTTTCTGGAACCATTACTTAAGCTGGTTTTATGTACAGCAGAAAGAATTCGGAAAAGCATTTATTCAGGAGAAAGCGATTTACAAACGTGAGCCGGAATCGTTGATGAGTATTGTCAATTTGAGTCAGTTTGCGATGAATGAAGACGATGATGAAACGGCTGTAGAAATTCTGAACTTTATTCTTCAAAACACCAAAGATTTAGATTTATTGATTCAATCGAACGCCTATTTAATGCAGATTAAGATTGATAACGCTCAGGAAAAAGATTATCCGGCGATCAATCAGGAATTACAGCAATTACTGGCAACTTACGAAGTCAATCCTTTTAGCTTATCTTTGCAGCTTATTCAGGCGCATTTTCTAGCTTTTAATTTGAAAAAAACAGAAGAAGGGAAGGCAGTTGTAAAAAAGGCTTTAGAATTAAATTTAAACGAATATCAAAAAGCCGATGCCAAAATGGAACTGGCAGATATTTTGCTTTTGGAAGAAAAATACAATCAGGCGCTTATTTACTATTCGCAGATTCAATTGGATTTAAAGAATGATGTAATGGCGCACGAAGCCAGTTTGAAGGCGGCCAAAACGAGTTATTACAAAGGCGATTTTGAATGGGCGAATAAACAATTTAAAGAACTAAAAGCAGCCAATACACAGTTAATTGCCAACGACGCTTTAGAATATTTTCTTTTAATTAATGATAATACCGCTGCAGATTCAACTCAAGTAGCATTGAAACAATTTGCAAAAGGAGATTTTTTAATTTATCAGAATAAAAAACAAGAAGCGATAACGCAGTTTCAGAATATCTTGAAAACTTTTAAAGGACAAGAAATAGAAGCCGTAACATTATTGCGTTTAGGAAAAGTTTACGAAAGTCAGAAAGATTTTGCTTCGGCTTTAAGCCAATATCAGCAGATTATTGACAATCACAGCGACGAAATTTATGTTGATGAAGCGCTGTTTTTCTCAGCTGAAATTTATAACGACGAACTAAAAGATACAGAAAAGGCCAAGCCTTTATATGAAAAGGTAATTTTTAACCATCAAGACAGTATTTACTTTGTTGATGCCAGAAAAAAATACCGCGAGTTAAGAGGGGATAAGAATTTATAA
- the lgt gene encoding prolipoprotein diacylglyceryl transferase codes for MKNGILNWNVDPVIFWITDSFPLKYYGALFATGLLLGFYIVRNIYKKENLSLDNLDTLLIYVIVGTVLGARLGHCFFYEPEYFFKHPIEILLPIQKIKGVYQFVGYQGLASHGGSIGVITAMILYCRRYKVQFLGLLDKMAVAVPVTGTFIRLGNFMNSEIYGKPTNGNWGVVFQRDDLIPRHPTQLYEAFAYLLIFGILFYMYKSEKIRNAQGLIFGTFLTLLFSARFIIEFFKENQEAFENNMLINMGQILSIPFILIGLALIFWKTRKVTVNSDSLKFNDTEN; via the coding sequence ATGAAGAACGGAATATTAAATTGGAACGTTGATCCCGTTATTTTCTGGATTACAGATAGTTTCCCATTAAAATATTACGGAGCTCTCTTTGCCACCGGACTTCTTTTAGGATTTTATATCGTTAGAAATATCTATAAAAAAGAAAACCTTTCGCTGGACAATCTCGATACTTTATTGATTTATGTAATTGTCGGAACCGTTTTGGGTGCCAGATTAGGACATTGTTTCTTTTACGAACCAGAATATTTTTTCAAACATCCGATAGAAATCCTTTTGCCAATTCAGAAAATAAAAGGGGTTTATCAATTTGTGGGCTACCAAGGTTTAGCAAGTCACGGAGGCTCAATTGGAGTTATTACTGCAATGATTTTGTATTGCCGCAGGTACAAAGTACAATTCTTAGGACTTTTAGATAAAATGGCAGTTGCAGTTCCTGTAACGGGTACATTTATCAGATTGGGGAATTTTATGAATTCTGAAATCTACGGAAAACCAACCAATGGAAATTGGGGAGTTGTTTTTCAAAGAGATGATTTAATTCCGAGACACCCAACGCAATTGTATGAAGCATTTGCTTATTTATTGATTTTTGGAATTCTGTTTTACATGTACAAATCAGAAAAAATTAGAAATGCACAGGGATTAATCTTTGGAACTTTCTTAACTTTATTATTCTCAGCTCGATTTATAATTGAATTTTTCAAAGAAAATCAAGAAGCTTTCGAGAATAATATGCTCATTAATATGGGACAGATTTTAAGTATTCCATTTATATTAATTGGTTTAGCTCTGATTTTTTGGAAAACTCGAAAAGTCACAGTTAACAGTGACAGTTTAAAGTTTAATGATACTGAAAACTGA